The nucleotide sequence TAGTGTCATTTCGGTTTTGCCAAGCACCAAAGAAACAAAGCACATGCTAAAAGCCGAACACTTCCGGGCTATGAAAAACGAAGCCATCTTTATGAATTTTGGCCGCGGAGACCTGGTTGAAGAGAAAGTGTTAATCGAAGCGCTGGAAAAAGAAGAAATTGCTTATGCCGTACTGGATGTGTTTGAGCAAGAGCCGCTGCCGAAAGCCCACCCTTTTTGGTCGATGCCAAATGTAGTGGTGTCGCCCCATGTTTCCAGCCATTCTGAAAAATATGTCGAACGGGCGCTGGAAGTGTTTGTGGCAAATCTGAAAAAGTGGATCGCGGAAGATCCGCATCCGAGCAATCTCGTCAATATGGAGCGGGGGTATTAAAGATGAAGATTTATACAAAAACCGGCGATAAAGGAACAACTTCACTCGTCTATGGCACACGTGTCGCAAAAAATGATCCATTAGTGGAAGCTTACGGCACTTGTGATGAAGCGAATTCCATGATTGGGGTGGCAGCAGGCCATTTGTTTAATGAATTCTTCGAGGAAAAAGAAGAAGTGGAAGCAGTTTTGCATGAAATCCAAACCACACTTTTCCATGTCGGGGCAGAATTGGCCACGCCAAAAGGCAAAGAAGTGAAATGGAAGCTGACAGCAGAAGACATTACCAAGCTGGAGCAATGGATCGACCGCTTTGATGCAGAAGTGCCGGCATTGAAAAACTTTATCCTGCCGGGCGGGCATCCCGCTGGAGGGGCTCTCCATATGGCGCGTACTATTGTCCGAAGAGCGGAACGCGCCGCTATATCCATCGGGGAAGAAGTTCCGCCCAATGTATTGGCATATTTAAACCGGTTGTCGGATTTTCTTTTTGTCGCTGCGCGACTTGTCAATCTGCGCCTCGGCCGAGTTGAAAAGGATTTGCATCAAAAATAATTGGAAAAGCACTTGGCAGAACGGACAATATAGTGATTTCTTGACATCGCTCCTCATTTTTGGGTACACTATTTATAACGATTACAATGTAAGAATATTGATGAAGTGAGGTGCACAGCGATGTCTGAAGTACAGTTAAAAGACGCGCTTGATGCTTTGAAGTCTACAGGTGTTCGAATTACTCCACAGCGCCATGCGATTCTGGAGTATATGATCCATTCAACGATGCACCCGACAGCGGATGACATTTATCGCGCGCTTGAGAAAACTTTTCCAAATATGAGCGTTGCAACGGTTTATAACAATTTGCGTGTGTTCAGAAAAGCAGGGCTTGTAAAAGAATTGACTTACGGGGATTCTTCCAGCCGTTTTGATTTTGTGACACACGACCACTACCATATAATTTGCAATGATTGCGGCAAAATCGTCGACTTCCATTATCCGGGACTGGATGAAGTGGAACATCTCGCCTCGCATGTTACCGGATTCCAAGTGGATTACCATCGGCTTGAAATCTATGGAACGTGCCAGGACTGTCTAGGGAAAACGGCAAAAGCCCAATAAAAAACGAGCAGGCTTTAGTGCTCGTTTTTTCTTTTGCCCTTTTTGCAGCAAATAAAAAAGGTCCGCGTGAACTTCGAGTTCACGCGGACCTTATATTTATATCTTCGAATTTTTCTTGTTGTAATCCTGGTTGAACTCTTTTCCTTCAAGAGCAGGATCCATTGTAAGCGGTTCGTTGCAATGCATGCAAATATCCACGCGTCCAAGCATCTTTGTATGTTTTCCGCAGTTCGGGCATTCTACCGGAACGGTCTTCATCGATAAGAGTCCGATCCAGGCATAGACGCCTGTGCTGCCAATAATGGCAACTACACCGAGCAACATGAAAATCACCATGACCAACGGGTGTTCTCTGAAATAAATGCCGACGTACATAATAACAATGCCGATGAAAATCAGCGCTAAGGCAAAAGTCCGGATACGATTGATTTTATTTTTATAAGGTTTCATTTAAATTCTTTCCTCCTTGCATCCATCATACTATATCATAAACAGTGCGAAAAAGTGATAAAGATTAAAGCGTGCAGGAATCATGGAGAAATATGTCGAAATAAAGAAAAGCGGCAACAGATGCATACATACGCAGGAAGTGGTTGAGTAATTTCGCCTTACGGCTTTTAAAAACAGGAACGAAGTGAATAAGTATAGATAGTATTGCAAGGAGTGAAATTGATGGAACAAATTCTAAGACCCATTTACCAGGAACGCGCCAGCCAGGAAAGCACCCTTGGAGTGATTCTGGTTGAGAAGCGTGAAAAGGTGAGCCCAATCACCGATACATTCGACTCGATTCTGCTGATCATCACTAAGGAAAATGAAACACCCGTATTTACCAAGCATTATACGTACCTGGATAAAAAAGCGGCTATGCATATCGTTACTGAAAAACAGCTGCATAAATGGCTGCTGCTTGGAACCAACCGAAAGATTGTGGACTGGTTGTTCCACGGGCGCATCATATACGACCGCAACGAATTTATGGAGAAACTCAAAACCGAATTGAAAGACTATCCGTTCTATGGACGCAAAATCAAAATGGGAATGGAATTTGCAAAGCTGATTCGCCGCTACTTGGAAGGCAAAGTCTTCTTTGAAGAGAAAAACTATCTGGATGCTTATCACCATATCGTAGAGTCGCTTCATCATTTGGCGAGGCTTGCTGTTCTGGAAAACGGGCTGCCGCCTGAAGTAACCGTATGGTCGCAAGTGAAACAAATGGAACCGGCTATATACAAACTCTACGAAGAACTGGTCATGAGCGATGAAGCGTTGGAAAAACGGTTAGAGCTTTTATTTTTAGCGAGTGAATTTTTCATCCACTCCCGCACAAAAGATGGGGCTCAGCATATTCGGGAAGTAATGGAACAAAAAGAGAAATGGACCATCCAGGAATTGCATGAACAGGAAGAGTTGAGAAACTACTCATCGAATTTGGAAGTCTTTATAGAGTTTTTGGTTGAAAAAGATTTGCTTTCCACTGAAAGTATAAAGACAAAAAGTGAAGGAATCTTCCATCGATACTATTATGTGAAAAACTAAAAAGAGAATAACTTATAAAAAAGAATTGATTCTTTTACAAGGGAATCAATTCTTTTTTAGTTAGGAAAAGGGCGAGGGAGGAATTATATTGAGACTAACTAGTCGAAATCTTGAAAGGTAAAGAAGCAGGAAGTGGAGGATTAAAGCGAAAATCAAGGGAGGCAAGGGCATAGAAGGAGTACGGCTTTGGACAAAGAGCTGCCGGTATTCCATATGAACAAACTTGCTAATAGATGAAGAAGAAAACTTTTTGAAGTTTTTTCAGTTTTAGCGTTGACAGGAAAGTGGAATCCGTATTATGATAATACACGTCGCAAAGAGAGATTAAGTTTTTTCAGGATAATAAAACATTTCGAAAAAGCTTGACGCCAAACGACAACGATGTTAAATTAAAGAAGTCGCTTTTACAGGACGAAAACATGAACCTTGAAAACTGAACAGCAAAACGTCAACGAAAGACGTCACGAGCGCCTTGGCGCGAGAACGGCTTTTGCGAAGGTTGCCTCAGGCAATCGGCGCAAGGGTGCGTGAGCAACACGGTGTTCGTGGCTTAACATACTGATCAGGCATTGCCAGATCAAGCGACTCGTGCGTTCTTCGGAACGGCGAGACGCCAGCAGAATTTGAGCAATCGGTTCTCTATAATGGAGAGTTTGATCCTGGCTCAGGACGAACGCTGGCGGCGTGCCTAATACATGCAAGTCGAGCGGAACACTTGGAGCTTGCTCCAAGCGTTTAGCGGCGGACGGGTGAGTAACACGTGGGCAACCTGCCCTGCAGATCGGGATAACTCCGGGAAACCGGTGCTAATACCGAATAGTTTGACCTCCCTCCTGGGAGGTTACGGAAAGACGGTTTCGGCTGTCACTGCAGGATGGGCCCGCGGCGCATTAGCTAGTTGGTGGGGTAACGGCCCACCAAGGCGACGATGCGTAGCCGACCTGAGAGGGTGATCGGCCACACTGGGACTGAGACACGGCCCAGACTCCTACGGGAGGCAGCAGTAGGGAATCTTCCGCAATGGACGCAAGTCTGACGGAGCAACGCCGCGTGAGTGATGAAGGTTTTCGGATCGTAAAACTCTGTTGCGAGGGAAGAAACCGTGCCAATTAACTACTGGCACCTTGACGGTACCTCGCCAGAAAGCCACGGCTAACTACGTGCCAGCAGCCGCGGTAATACGTAGGTGGCAAGCGTTGTCCGGAATTATTGGGCGTAAAGCGCGCGCAGGCGGTCCTTTAAGTCTGATGTGAAAGCCCACGGCTCAACCGTGGAGGGTCATTGGAAACTGGGGGACTTGAGTGCAGAAGAGGAAAGTGGAATTCCATGTGTAGCGGTGAAATGCGTAGAGATGTGGAGGAACACCAGTGGCGAAGGCGACTTTCTGGTCTGTAACTGACGCTGAGGCGCGAAAGCGTGGGGAGCAAACAGGATTAGATACCCTGGTAGTCCACGCCGTAAACGATGAGTGCTAAGTGTTAGGGGGTTTCCGCCCCTTAGTGCTGCAGCTAACGCATTAAGCACTCCGCCTGGGGAGTACGGCCGCAAGGCTGAAACTCAAAGGAATTGACGGGGGCCCGCACAAGCGGTGGAGCATGTGGTTTAATTCGAAGCAACGCGAAGAACCTTACCAGGTCTTGACATCCCGCTGACCGCCTTGGAGACAGGGCTTTCCCTTCGGGGACAGCGGTGACAGGTGGTGCATGGTTGTCGTCAGCTCGTGTCGTGAGATGTTGGGTTAAGTCCCGCAACGAGCGCAACCCTTGATCTTAGTTGCCAGCATTCAGTTGGGCACTCTAAGGTGACTGCCGGTGACAAACCGGAGGAAGGTGGGGATGACGTCAAATCATCATGCCCCTTATGACCTGGGCTACACACGTGCTACAATGGACGGTACAAAGGGCTGCCAACCCGCGAGGGGGAGCCAATCCCAGAAAACCGTTCTCAGTTCGGATTGCAGGCTGCAACTCGCCTGCATGAAGCCGGAATCGCTAGTAATCGTGGATCAGCATGCCACGGTGAATACGTTCCCGGGCCTTGTACACACCGCCCGTCACACCACGAGAGTTTGTAACACCCGAAGTCGGTGAGGTAACCCTTGTGGAGCCAGCCGCCGAAGGTGGGACAGATGATTGGGGTGAAGTCGTAACAAGGTAGCCGTATCGGAAGGTGCGGCTGGATCACCTCCTTTCTAAGGATATATTCGGAACGAAACCTGCGGGTTTCGGTTGACGTTTTGCGTTCAGTTTTGAAGGTTCAGTAGAACTTTCCTGATCATTTTGAATACCCAAGAGGGCCTATAGCTCAGCTGGTTAGAGCGCACGCCTGATAAGCGTGAGGTCGATGGTTCGAGTCCATTTAGGCCCACCATAACTTCTTGGGGCCTTAGCTCAGCTGGGAGAGCGCCTGCCTTGCACGCAGGAGGTCAGCGGTTCGATCCCGCTAGGCTCCACCAATCGTTTTCTTTTTTTTTGCGCGAAAACGAGCTTGTTCTTTGAAAACTGGATATGACGACATTGAAACAACGAAAACAAGCAACACGAGTGATGAGACCGATTTATCGGTCGACTTTCTAATGGTTAAGTTAGAAAGGGCGCACGGTGGATGCCTTGGCACTAGGAGCCGAAGAAGGACGGCACTAACACCGATATGCTCCGGGGAGCTGTAAGTGAGCATTGATCCGGAGATTTCCGAATGGGGGAACCCACCGCCTTTAATGGGGCGGTATCCATGTGTGAATTCATAGCACATGAGAAGGCAGACCCAGGGAACTGAAACATCTA is from Planococcus liqunii and encodes:
- a CDS encoding cob(I)yrinic acid a,c-diamide adenosyltransferase, translating into MKIYTKTGDKGTTSLVYGTRVAKNDPLVEAYGTCDEANSMIGVAAGHLFNEFFEEKEEVEAVLHEIQTTLFHVGAELATPKGKEVKWKLTAEDITKLEQWIDRFDAEVPALKNFILPGGHPAGGALHMARTIVRRAERAAISIGEEVPPNVLAYLNRLSDFLFVAARLVNLRLGRVEKDLHQK
- the perR gene encoding peroxide-responsive transcriptional repressor PerR; the encoded protein is MSEVQLKDALDALKSTGVRITPQRHAILEYMIHSTMHPTADDIYRALEKTFPNMSVATVYNNLRVFRKAGLVKELTYGDSSSRFDFVTHDHYHIICNDCGKIVDFHYPGLDEVEHLASHVTGFQVDYHRLEIYGTCQDCLGKTAKAQ
- a CDS encoding YgzB family protein codes for the protein MKPYKNKINRIRTFALALIFIGIVIMYVGIYFREHPLVMVIFMLLGVVAIIGSTGVYAWIGLLSMKTVPVECPNCGKHTKMLGRVDICMHCNEPLTMDPALEGKEFNQDYNKKNSKI
- a CDS encoding nucleotidyltransferase-like protein; this translates as MEQILRPIYQERASQESTLGVILVEKREKVSPITDTFDSILLIITKENETPVFTKHYTYLDKKAAMHIVTEKQLHKWLLLGTNRKIVDWLFHGRIIYDRNEFMEKLKTELKDYPFYGRKIKMGMEFAKLIRRYLEGKVFFEEKNYLDAYHHIVESLHHLARLAVLENGLPPEVTVWSQVKQMEPAIYKLYEELVMSDEALEKRLELLFLASEFFIHSRTKDGAQHIREVMEQKEKWTIQELHEQEELRNYSSNLEVFIEFLVEKDLLSTESIKTKSEGIFHRYYYVKN